The sequence CTTTTCCTCTTAGGCTTATCAACAGTTTTAGTTTTTTCATGACCGTTGATGGCAACGAACTTATTCGGCACACCCAAATTATCCAGATTTATCTCGTTCACCATCTCCaaaatatcaacattattattgttatcattaatgttattttcAGCAGCGGGTTCTTTTAATCTATTTTTAAGTTCCACCTTTCTTTCCTTTGCTACTTTATTAGCTTTTAGGCGTTCCAATATTTTTCCTAAAGGCACCTCGACACCATCGGTTTCGTCACCGTCCTTCAACATATCTTCCACAATATCTTTTGATGAAACCTGAACAAAAATAAATGAACCATATCACTAACTAAGCAGCTTGTTAACTTttacataattattagtattatgtaaATGTAAGTTTCTATGATATACAAGGTTGGAGAACTCtcgactcggggagtactcggcaaCTCGGGGAGTACTTCTGATGTTGACCAAGTTTTGACCAAGTTTCCTAGTAATCTCGAGTTTGGCTGAGTTTTGGCCGAGTATGATTGAGTAATCccgagtttgaccaaggttgaccaaGTAATTAAACCCATTACTTGGACCGATCTTAAAACCGAGAACTCGGCAAGTACTCGCCGAGTTTTGCTGAGTTCTACAACTCTGATGATATAGCAGTAACAACATACAGTGTCATTAGCTTCAATGTCAAGCGACTCAAAGTGTGCAATAGCGTTAGCATCCCCCAACCATGTCTGGCCTATAAACACGTTTTTATTGTCAGCTTTCTCGTTTTCTTCTTTCTCATCTTTTCTTTGTTCctctttattttcttcttctttctcatcTTTTTTATCGTCTTTTGTCTCGTCTTCTTTCTTATCTTCTTCTTTTTCAACTGTTTTATTGTCTTTTTTGTCACACGGCTTGTACAACAGTCGAGGTATAGATACATGGACCAACGGTTCCTGAAGATCATCTTGCTTTTgggctaaccgcttggtgaccaagAAGCAAAGGTCGCAGATTGCATACAACTTCTGCCCAAGTAATACACGTTAATGACTTCTAATTATTGAATTCTTTCATTTGCAATAATTTATTTACACTTTCTGTATGTAATTGTACCTTTGAAACGTTCGAATCTACGGCATCTTCGGAGCTCCTGATGCTTTGAAGAATAGACAGTACTGAAACAACCTCTTCCTTCTTTAGACCCTTTCCAGGCTTCCCTTCTTCATCGCCAAGTGCAAGCGTAgaaaaaaataaatacaatttcCTGAAATTACACAAATAACTTTTATAATTAGAAACAGAtttaaatttaattaaataaacacgAAAACAGTAAAAGCAAGgatgtaaaagtcgcgagtcggagaGTCGGTCAGGTCCTTGGAGGGAAGAGTAGGGCGTTGagactttaataataaataaaatttaacatatatatatatatattattatacatatatatatcaaacataaaacataaatattaCAAACTTTTTAACCTATCTTtgactttgacagactttgacagtCTCGGCAAGACTTTGACCCAACTTTTTAGCGTTAGACCAACTTTTAAGGCGTTATGGACGAGTCGGGATGGTCTAGTCCCCAAACGAACGCGTCAGCCGACTCGGCTGACTTCTACAACGGGGAGTAAAAGTATGTATGAAAAAAGCAACACGGTATACCTGAAAGTAGGTTCATATGCTTTTACATCCTTGCATTCATCAATATCTGGAAATGCAGGATGATGCGCAAGTGCATGAATCAAAAAAGGAAGAATATAATCGGGAAGAACCACAGACGAGTTTCCGTCACTTTGGGCCGAAACTTGTCGAGCTTTCCCTTGCTGACACATCTGAATGATGTCATTTAAATTACGATTCTCCTGCCAAAATCAAGTTCAGTAACAATATACCATGCTACATTATtactaaaaatctaaaaaaataaaaattgcaaAAGATCGATCAACGCCAACCTCAGATTTCTCAACCTGAACTGATCGTCGAGGATCAAAACCTAATATAAAAGCACAAGCGTATTTTGGGTCTAAACTCCGGTCCTTGATGTATTGATGAATTTTGTTGAGGAATAGTTTCTTAACTTCAGGATATCCAACCTACGtgcgttgtaaaaaaaaaaaaaaaagaaaagaacacCAAGTTATCCTAAAAGCCGCATCGAAAAGTAAATAGAAACAAACATatattaagttatatgtatatttgtacCTCCGAAGTTCTCAAAGTAAGGTAGAATACATCAACAGGAATGTTCGTATCCCAATGCTTCGACAGACGAAGAATCGCCTTGGCTGAAGCCAACTTCAAGTGCGCTTTATCAACAGAACTGAGGAGGGGGAATAAATTTTATAGGTCAAAAGATTCCTGTTGACCCGCTAGCAAAAGTCAAAACCGAATTTGACCAAATTATATGTTAATGTATTGATATTACCTTGATTCAATATCTTTTGAAATTTCTCCAAAAGAAAGAATATTCTTGAGATCTTTGATCAATTCATCAATCCCAGCACGATGATGTGGATCTTTCATAGGCAGATAGCTTTTTACCAGATTTTTTATGCCATATATCTAGATACCAGAATTTGACAGAATTCACATAAgaaactttcaaaaaaaaaaaaaaaaaaatatcaaaaatttTGAAAGTTCAATTAATGGTATTGAACTCACCTTCAATGAACAAAGTTCAGTCCTATTATGCCAAGATTCTTTGGTTTTGTCTCTTGTTTTCTAAAGCAAACTCTACATTAGTCATATTGAATGAATAGCAAGCATAAGACAATAAGTTGATTCAACTCGTACCTCACTGCACTTTAAGATATCTTCTTTTATGAAGCGTTTAATTTTGGTTTCTTGAGTTTCAAAAACCGGCATGGCAATTTGTGCAATGCATCCCAGAGATTGTAGGACACAAGGCAAATGTGTCTTCTTTTCTAGCATTTCCACAAGTTTCTGTACATTTCaccaacaaaaataaaataaaatttttgaCCTAACTTTAACTTTGACTCACTTGGACCGACTcagacccgacccgacccgactcCCCGACTTTGGCCCAACTTTTTAGTGTTGACCGACTTTTGAGGCGTTTTCAGGGACGTCGGGCCAGACTAGTCCCCAAACCGACGTGTCGGCCAACTCGGTCAACTTTTACAacagtgtatatatgtatataaaaagctAAATACACACATTCACATATCAATTTAGAACCTTGTATAGAACAGACAATGATTTGAGACCGTCATCCTTAGTTATAGCGGCTAATGCATGTACAGCGTACTTGGCTTCCCTCCTACTACCTTCTAAGCATATCTTCTCCAAAATCAAATCCAATGTGCTGTAAAAGGATAACGGTAATATTAAGAGAGACGAACACAAAGCACGACTTAAATGTCACTAAAGTTTTATCTTTTTTCAAACCTAGATGATTCACCCAATTGTTGGCGAATTGTTCCACCTGGTTTTGCTAGAACACGCAAAGCACCTTCCTTTATTACTTCATTATCGTCGTCAAGAAGACGGACCAAATCTTTTTCAGTCCCACTAAACAATAAAGGACAAAAGGATGCTAGCATCTGAAAAATATTAAACTTATGTCAAAATTACAAGAACCATACATCATAATTCTCCACAATAAAAGTCTAAAGCAGTTGTGAGAATATATTATGGTTTCATAACTCGGATACTAGGCGAGTAaccggtcaaacttggtcaaactcagTCAAAACTCGGGATTAATGGGAAAATCGGCCAAAACTCGAAATTAGTCAGGAAGTCGGTCAAAACTCAGTCAAAATGGTCAAAGTCAAACATGGACAACATCAGAGTATTCCCTGAGttgccgagtactccccgagtagcgaTTTGTGTAACCTGAGTTGTGATATTTACCACGAGTATATTAAGGCGAGACTGAGTCAGCAATTTGTTTCCAGAAGATTTTGCATCTAGAAGAAGTTCTTTAACATCATCCTTGTTGAAGAGCGTATATGAGCACTTCATAGAGAGAATGCTTAAAAGTCCATATAGTGGATGTTTCTGACCAACTATCTCAAGCAATTCATCCTGTCAAACGAAACAAAATTGTAACATGCGTATTGAATATACAAGTGAATGTTGAAATGTAATATAATCTCAAGTCACAAAAAAGAAAACAATTTGTTACCCGATATTTACAACTTTGCGAAGAAGTAGTGGCGGGATCAAGTAGTTTTGCCAAAATTTTCCATACGTTAGCGTCTTTTAGTTGATGGAGGAGCAGAAAATCTGCCTCGGCTTTCGCGGGATCTGTGAAACAATGAGACATGAACCGAAAGGAAACTGTGATTTTCTTCTGGATTTCTGAAGCATTACTTTCCTGGGAAAAAaaggaacataataaaattaactTTGGGCGACTTTTGACTCACTTGACCCATTACCTTTTATGTAACTTTCTTTTACTTATTTACACATGTTGTtggatataaataaaatataacccCAATTAGGGGTGTTCAATCAGCTGCTTTAGAGTTATTGGGTTATCGGTTAGGTTTATTCTGTTTTTTAGCAAACCTCCAACCCACATGAGACAAACCGAAATATGACTCACCCAATACAAACCACCCATACAAGATTTCGGGTTATTCAAGTGGGTTGCGGATTAACCAAACATATAGAACTTCGAGTTCGTTATCAGTTTATCCATGTGATTAAACTACTCAAGTACAAAATTAGAACGAACTGATCTTTCATATTGGGTCTATTTCAGATAAAAGTATCGGTATATAGGTTACTCGAATCGGGTTATATGGATTATTAATGTTAGGTTTTGTCTAAATGGGATACCAAAAGAAGCTTTATGGATAGAAGCTTATTCGGGTTACGAATGGGGCCGATTATAAATGTAGAATACCAACGGTAATCCATTAAATCGTTCTCTTATTCAGTTTAACCCAAAATTAAACCAAAATGAATGACCAATCCACATGTAATACAATAATTAATGGATCCAATGAATTATTCGGTTAGCCAAATAATAAACGCCACTAAATAAATAGATCACAACTTTCACATCATTTAGCAATTATGGGAGCAAACCTTATTAAGCTTCCTTAAAGAAATATACTTCTGCAACTCTAATTGTAACCTGCATAATACAAGTAGATAATTCAAAATAGTTCAAAACTACAAATTGCATCACCCAAATAACAAGAACTTAAAAAATCCAATTATCGTAACAAACCTTTGCTTCTGCTCCAGTATTTTCTCTAAAGCTTTGATCTCCACCTTATCAAATTTTGAGAATAATTTGACCCACGTTTTAACCTTATCTCGGACCGAAACTTCAGATGGGAAAAGGGCTGTGCATAGAATGTATTCAACTGTATCTGATCTGCAACCCGAAAGACGTTATAATCTTTTTATAAACATTCACCCTCTAGATactaatacaaatacaaatacaaataataataaaaataaaactcaTAAAAAAATAGGAAAACTTGTTACATACCTAAAATCTTTGTCATAAAAACATCTTAAAATACGGCCAGGAATCCAATCATAATCATCCCTTGCTAAATCCGAACAGCAAATACGGTATATATCAGATAACCTCTCCATGGTATACTTTTTCACAATAAGCTGTATTATAATGTTAACAGTTAGTACTAAAGTAGAAGTTTGAAAATAAACATACACATTTtagaattaaaaataataataataaaaaaagaaatagAAGACTGTATACAGATTTGTCACGGAGTCGATCGGCAACAAGCTTTACGGTGTCAACCGAAATAGAAGCTAACTCGCGACACGCTATGTCTGAAACTACCGCAACCACTTTTTGGCGTACACTTTCATCGTAATCCAATAGGCGATCGCATAGAACAGCTAATACAAGAAAAAGAATATTAAGTAACACTTTTAAGTGAAGAATGAAACGTAGCGTAGTGTAAGAGATATCGAGGATTACCGATTAACTGACGAGCTTCTGGTCTGAAGGGATTAGAAAACATGCAAAGCTTGACATGTTCAAGGACTGACATTCGAATGTCAACGACTCTATCGGTCAACCTTTTCAAAAACTCCAAAAAGATCGGGTAAAATGTCTCGGGAATGTTACATCCAGGGATAGAGAAAAGTTCTCCCACGAGTTTGACTGCTTTTGACCGAACCTCGATTTTATCATTCTGTAAATTTCATCGCAACTCACTATAACTTACAAATAATGCCAGTTTAAAAGTTTGACTTAACACCAAGTGACCTTAATATTAGATTTTGTAAAGCTTCTTACAGGGTATTGGATTTGCATTTTATAAGCAAGTATGAAATGATGACCTAAAATTACAACAATCAGATATTATGCTTCCTGATTATTTATTTATAATCCATATAACCAACCCCACAAAACTGATTACCAAAGGGTAAAATTAACTACTTATTATATACTCGCATGACACAAAAAATCTATACTTttttcatgcgaataatatttttcGTCATTTTTATTTATTGAATTCCTCAAATAAACAACGAATCATTACAGCTTCAAAAGGCAGAAGCACATTTTCTTATACAGCCTACTTCGTATTTGTATTACAACTGATTGTAATTATTTAACATCACAAATTAACTTCCAAAATGCAAATCCAAAACCCCCTTAGTTACTAAAGGCAAATGTGAATTGAGGAGGATAATAGCTTATGTGATTACCAAAAGCTCTCCAGATAGGTATGGCACAACCCCTGTTAAGGCCTGAGGGGCACAACGGTAAATATCAAAGATGACTTCATGATAATCAAGTTGAGAACTTGAAGTACTCGCTTCTCCCGACATTGATTTCACGATAAACTGCTTAATTCCGGGTTCGAGTTTTCCAGCACATTGCCTTATTACATTCATCGCAAGCTTCCTTGCAGCCGTTGTTATCGCCTATCGCATCAAATTCCCAAATTTAGTTCTCAACTTAAATAGATTTAAACCAAGGACAATCAAAAAATACAATATACTCCAGATTTtcgctaaataaataaaaaataaaaatcaaataGAAAAGCTTACTTTTTTATCTCGGCCTAAAACGGAGAGAATAATGAGTAAAAGGTCCTCATTAATATCTTCACTCTCTTCTAAAAGAACCACCATGATAGTCTTCATTGATGAGATAACACTTTCAGAATGCTCATCACTGCACGTATATAGTAAACAAATTTATGAATATATGGAATTTATACAAATACTCGAACATTATTAAATTATCACAAGTGAACATTAAGTGACAAACGCGAACCTAGCAACAGCGAAAAATGTTCTGAACATTTCATTGATTAAATCATCACAATCAAGGTCCAACATCACAACACACAATCTATATTTGGCTACAGTTTCCAAGATAGTAATTCTCCTCCCGAAAGATGGGCCTTTGGTATCAGTTAGCCCACTAAATGTGTTTACAATTAACATGAATATGTCCTGAATCATGCAAAACAGTGATTAGATTATAACTATGCAACTAAAATTCAAAACAGCAACTAAAATtcgaaatggtaaaaaaaaaaaatacctttaAAATCTCATCATCATATGGCGCTTCGGGAGCAGTTACTCTGGTTATCTCACACGTACAGGTGGCAACCAAAAGCTTAACTTCTTTATCGTGATGTTTAAGCAATTCTTGCTTCACAATTGCATTTATTAAAGGCTGCATAGATTCCAATACCGCCTTTGGTGGTGATTGTTCGATTTCTGATAGACATGTTGCAGCTTGCTGCAGTAAATTAGACCATATGCATCATTTAAAATTTATTACTATTATCGTTATATCTCTCAAGATTTAAATTATCACCAAATAAACATTTTATAAGAAACTTCACATCTAAACTAAATCTAAAACCTCGAACCTCAAATTCACAGACCAGAAAAGCATATGCATCATTAATATTATATGATGTTTATGAATTCCATTTGTGTTCTTCAGTGATCTTAGAATGCTAAGGAAGATTAGGGTTTCAAGTAGCAAATAAACACTCGGGTAATTTTCAcctataggggaaggattgtctacatctcacctcccccatacaccactcaggtggtattgggttttgttgttgttgttgttgttgttgttgtagtaatTTTCACCTTTACTAAACCTAATTTTCAGGTATTGTACATCGCCACTCACGTACCAGAAAATCTTAACTGAATTGATCATACTTGTTTTCGATACAGGCGCATGGAACCATCGATGTTGCAGGTTTTCAATTTGAACATTTTTATGAATCTTATTAATTAATCATATTTGGAGATAAGAATGATAAAAAGATGTAATCTTTCTACAAACCCACTACTTATTATCCTCATCCCTTCAATCCCAACCCTAATTCCCACTAAAATTTCACAACAACTTCAAATAAATCATGAATATTCCCTAAATTAACTAAAAATCACAACAATGGATAATAAAGTGTTCTTAATTGTATAGAAATATCAAAACATTTACAACAAAAACAGTCCAATTATAGAACCAAATGGGTAATAAAGTTGAATATCTTCCCCACTCCTTAAAACCAAACCCTAGTTTCATCAAATAAATTACTATAAATTCTCaacacacataataataattatcaccAAAACACACTATTTATTCCTCAACAAACCAGC comes from Rutidosis leptorrhynchoides isolate AG116_Rl617_1_P2 chromosome 4, CSIRO_AGI_Rlap_v1, whole genome shotgun sequence and encodes:
- the LOC139843553 gene encoding sister chromatid cohesion protein PDS5 homolog A isoform X4, translating into MAEKLQKLLEEIGSKLENPPANKDTLIKLLKQAATCLSEIEQSPPKAVLESMQPLINAIVKQELLKHHDKEVKLLVATCTCEITRVTAPEAPYDDEILKDIFMLIVNTFSGLTDTKGPSFGRRITILETVAKYRLCVVMLDLDCDDLINEMFRTFFAVASDEHSESVISSMKTIMVVLLEESEDINEDLLLIILSVLGRDKKAITTAARKLAMNVIRQCAGKLEPGIKQFIVKSMSGEASTSSSQLDYHEVIFDIYRCAPQALTGVVPYLSGELLNDKIEVRSKAVKLVGELFSIPGCNIPETFYPIFLEFLKRLTDRVVDIRMSVLEHVKLCMFSNPFRPEARQLIAVLCDRLLDYDESVRQKVVAVVSDIACRELASISVDTVKLVADRLRDKSLIVKKYTMERLSDIYRICCSDLARDDYDWIPGRILRCFYDKDFRSDTVEYILCTALFPSEVSVRDKVKTWVKLFSKFDKVEIKALEKILEQKQRLQLELQKYISLRKLNKESNASEIQKKITVSFRFMSHCFTDPAKAEADFLLLHQLKDANVWKILAKLLDPATTSSQSCKYRDELLEIVGQKHPLYGLLSILSMKCSYTLFNKDDVKELLLDAKSSGNKLLTQSRLNILVMLASFCPLLFSGTEKDLVRLLDDDNEVIKEGALRVLAKPGGTIRQQLGESSSTLDLILEKICLEGSRREAKYAVHALAAITKDDGLKSLSVLYKKLVEMLEKKTHLPCVLQSLGCIAQIAMPVFETQETKIKRFIKEDILKCSEKTRDKTKESWHNRTELCSLKIYGIKNLVKSYLPMKDPHHRAGIDELIKDLKNILSFGEISKDIESSSVDKAHLKLASAKAILRLSKHWDTNIPVDVFYLTLRTSEVGYPEVKKLFLNKIHQYIKDRSLDPKYACAFILGFDPRRSVQENRNLNDIIQMCQQGKARQVSAQSDGNSSVVLPDYILPFLIHALAHHPAFPDIDECKDVKAYEPTFRKLYLFFSTLALGDEEGKPGKGLKKEEVVSVLSILQSIRSSEDAVDSNVSKKLYAICDLCFLVTKRLAQKQDDLQEPLVHVSIPRLLYKPCDKKDNKTVEKEEDKKEDETKDDKKDEKEEENKEEQRKDEKEENEKADNKNVFIGQTWLGDANAIAHFESLDIEANDTVSSKDIVEDMLKDGDETDGVEVPLGKILERLKANKVAKERKVELKNRLKEPAAENNINDNNNNVDILEMVNEINLDNLGVPNKFVAINGHEKTKTVDKPKRKRIPTEKMKLSVTKRQRSNGLSAFDNIKLSDENDLSLRPSDLEFKSHIRTEEHVTTDDSNLEKPKKYIDTDGNKKSGSSNKKSGSIRKRKRTVSGLTKGTSKEGESRTTDLIGRRIKVWWPMDKEYYEGLVKSYDHQKKKHVVLYNDGDVEVISLDKERWKLIGDPRKPTKRNKSSKSPRAKKGLSKIEVSDDSMKLKEFTKISTLKSKRAPTKSTKQRRRTLEYFEVEKKHDPDMTEPEPEPVSDAEYEHGHEYATFSKVDTLDTDEETSDREEGKDAENRLSDPESSMEIEPDSRHQEAQNGSGSDQEVDEDKQSRSSTSEKSGEDNQEEEFSDDMLLGEWKSKVRKADERK
- the LOC139843553 gene encoding sister chromatid cohesion protein PDS5 homolog A isoform X3, producing the protein MAEKLQKLLEEIGSKLENPPANKDTLIKLLKQAATCLSEIEQSPPKAVLESMQPLINAIVKQELLKHHDKEVKLLVATCTCEITRVTAPEAPYDDEILKDIFMLIVNTFSGLTDTKGPSFGRRITILETVAKYRLCVVMLDLDCDDLINEMFRTFFAVASDEHSESVISSMKTIMVVLLEESEDINEDLLLIILSVLGRDKKAITTAARKLAMNVIRQCAGKLEPGIKQFIVKSMSGEASTSSSQLDYHEVIFDIYRCAPQALTGVVPYLSGELLNDKIEVRSKAVKLVGELFSIPGCNIPETFYPIFLEFLKRLTDRVVDIRMSVLEHVKLCMFSNPFRPEARQLIAVLCDRLLDYDESVRQKVVAVVSDIACRELASISVDTVKLVADRLRDKSLIVKKYTMERLSDIYRICCSDLARDDYDWIPGRILRCFYDKDFRSDTVEYILCTALFPSEVSVRDKVKTWVKLFSKFDKVEIKALEKILEQKQRLQLELQKYISLRKLNKESNASEIQKKITVSFRFMSHCFTDPAKAEADFLLLHQLKDANVWKILAKLLDPATTSSQSCKYRDELLEIVGQKHPLYGLLSILSMKCSYTLFNKDDVKELLLDAKSSGNKLLTQSRLNILVMLASFCPLLFSGTEKDLVRLLDDDNEVIKEGALRVLAKPGGTIRQQLGESSSTLDLILEKICLEGSRREAKYAVHALAAITKDDGLKSLSVLYKKLVEMLEKKTHLPCVLQSLGCIAQIAMPVFETQETKIKRFIKEDILKCSEKTRDKTKESWHNRTELCSLKIYGIKNLVKSYLPMKDPHHRAGIDELIKDLKNILSFGEISKDIESSSVDKAHLKLASAKAILRLSKHWDTNIPVDVFYLTLRTSEVGYPEVKKLFLNKIHQYIKDRSLDPKYACAFILGFDPRRSVQVEKSENRNLNDIIQMCQQGKARQVSAQSDGNSSVVLPDYILPFLIHALAHHPAFPDIDECKDVKAYEPTFRKLYLFFSTLALGDEEGKPGKGLKKEEVVSVLSILQSIRSSEDAVDSNVSKKLYAICDLCFLVTKRLAQKQDDLQEPLVHVSIPRLLYKPCDKKDNKTVEKEEDKKEDETKDDKKDEKEEENKEEQRKDEKEENEKADNKNVFIGQTWLGDANAIAHFESLDIEANDTVSSKDIVEDMLKDGDETDGVEVPLGKILERLKANKVAKERKVELKNRLKEPAAENNINDNNNNVDILEMVNEINLDNLGVPNKFVAINGHEKTKTVDKPKRKRIPTEKMKLSVTKRQRSNGLSAFDNIKLSDENDLSLRPSDLEFKSHIRTEEHVTTDDSNLEKPKKYIDTDGNKKSGSSNKKSGSIRKRKRTVSGLTKGTSKEGESRTTDLIGRRIKVWWPMDKEYYEGLVKSYDHQKKKHVVLYNDGDVEVISLDKERWKLIGDPRKPTKRNKSSKSPRAKKGLSKIEVSDDSMKLKEFTKISTLKSKRAPTKSTKQRRRTLEYFEVEKKHDPDMTEPEPEPVSDAEYEHGHEYATFSKVDTLDTDEETSDREEGKDAENRLSDPESSMEIEPDSRHQEAQNGSGSDQEVDEDKQSRSSTSEKSGEDNQEEEFSDDMLLGEWKSKVRKADERK
- the LOC139843553 gene encoding sister chromatid cohesion protein PDS5 homolog A isoform X2 — protein: MAEKLQKLLEEIGSKLENPPANKDTLIKLLKQAATCLSEIEQSPPKAVLESMQPLINAIVKQELLKHHDKEVKLLVATCTCEITRVTAPEAPYDDEILKDIFMLIVNTFSGLTDTKGPSFGRRITILETVAKYRLCVVMLDLDCDDLINEMFRTFFAVASDEHSESVISSMKTIMVVLLEESEDINEDLLLIILSVLGRDKKAITTAARKLAMNVIRQCAGKLEPGIKQFIVKSMSGEASTSSSQLDYHEVIFDIYRCAPQALTGVVPYLSGELLNDKIEVRSKAVKLVGELFSIPGCNIPETFYPIFLEFLKRLTDRVVDIRMSVLEHVKLCMFSNPFRPEARQLIAVLCDRLLDYDESVRQKVVAVVSDIACRELASISVDTVKLVADRLRDKSLIVKKYTMERLSDIYRICCSDLARDDYDWIPGRILRCFYDKDFRSDTVEYILCTALFPSEVSVRDKVKTWVKLFSKFDKVEIKALEKILEQKQRLQLELQKYISLRKLNKESNASEIQKKITVSFRFMSHCFTDPAKAEADFLLLHQLKDANVWKILAKLLDPATTSSQSCKYRDELLEIVGQKHPLYGLLSILSMKCSYTLFNKDDVKELLLDAKSSGNKLLTQSRLNILVMLASFCPLLFSGTEKDLVRLLDDDNEVIKEGALRVLAKPGGTIRQQLGESSSTLDLILEKICLEGSRREAKYAVHALAAITKDDGLKSLSVLYKKLVEMLEKKTHLPCVLQSLGCIAQIAMPVFETQETKIKRFIKEDILKCSEKTRDKTKESWHNRTELCSLKIYGIKNLVKSYLPMKDPHHRAGIDELIKDLKNILSFGEISKDIESSSVDKAHLKLASAKAILRLSKHWDTNIPVDVFYLTLRTSEVGYPEVKKLFLNKIHQYIKDRSLDPKYACAFILGFDPRRSVQVEKSEENRNLNDIIQMCQQGKARQVSAQSDGNSSVVLPDYILPFLIHALAHHPAFPDIDECKDVKAYEPTFRKLYLFFSTLALGDEEGKPGKGLKKEEVVSVLSILQSIRSSEDAVDSNVSKLYAICDLCFLVTKRLAQKQDDLQEPLVHVSIPRLLYKPCDKKDNKTVEKEEDKKEDETKDDKKDEKEEENKEEQRKDEKEENEKADNKNVFIGQTWLGDANAIAHFESLDIEANDTVSSKDIVEDMLKDGDETDGVEVPLGKILERLKANKVAKERKVELKNRLKEPAAENNINDNNNNVDILEMVNEINLDNLGVPNKFVAINGHEKTKTVDKPKRKRIPTEKMKLSVTKRQRSNGLSAFDNIKLSDENDLSLRPSDLEFKSHIRTEEHVTTDDSNLEKPKKYIDTDGNKKSGSSNKKSGSIRKRKRTVSGLTKGTSKEGESRTTDLIGRRIKVWWPMDKEYYEGLVKSYDHQKKKHVVLYNDGDVEVISLDKERWKLIGDPRKPTKRNKSSKSPRAKKGLSKIEVSDDSMKLKEFTKISTLKSKRAPTKSTKQRRRTLEYFEVEKKHDPDMTEPEPEPVSDAEYEHGHEYATFSKVDTLDTDEETSDREEGKDAENRLSDPESSMEIEPDSRHQEAQNGSGSDQEVDEDKQSRSSTSEKSGEDNQEEEFSDDMLLGEWKSKVRKADERK
- the LOC139843553 gene encoding sister chromatid cohesion protein PDS5 homolog A isoform X5 — translated: MAEKLQKLLEEIGSKLENPPANKDTLIKLLKQAATCLSEIEQSPPKAVLESMQPLINAIVKQELLKHHDKEVKLLVATCTCEITRVTAPEAPYDDEILKDIFMLIVNTFSGLTDTKGPSFGRRITILETVAKYRLCVVMLDLDCDDLINEMFRTFFAVASDEHSESVISSMKTIMVVLLEESEDINEDLLLIILSVLGRDKKAITTAARKLAMNVIRQCAGKLEPGIKQFIVKSMSGEASTSSSQLDYHEVIFDIYRCAPQALTGVVPYLSGELLNDKIEVRSKAVKLVGELFSIPGCNIPETFYPIFLEFLKRLTDRVVDIRMSVLEHVKLCMFSNPFRPEARQLIAVLCDRLLDYDESVRQKVVAVVSDIACRELASISVDTVKLVADRLRDKSLIVKKYTMERLSDIYRICCSDLARDDYDWIPGRILRCFYDKDFRSDTVEYILCTALFPSEVSVRDKVKTWVKLFSKFDKVEIKALEKILEQKQRLQLELQKYISLRKLNKESNASEIQKKITVSFRFMSHCFTDPAKAEADFLLLHQLKDANVWKILAKLLDPATTSSQSCKYRDELLEIVGQKHPLYGLLSILSMKCSYTLFNKDDVKELLLDAKSSGNKLLTQSRLNILVMLASFCPLLFSGTEKDLVRLLDDDNEVIKEGALRVLAKPGGTIRQQLGESSSTLDLILEKICLEGSRREAKYAVHALAAITKDDGLKSLSVLYKKLVEMLEKKTHLPCVLQSLGCIAQIAMPVFETQETKIKRFIKEDILKCSEKTRDKTKESWHNRTELCSLKIYGIKNLVKSYLPMKDPHHRAGIDELIKDLKNILSFGEISKDIESSSVDKAHLKLASAKAILRLSKHWDTNIPVDVFYLTLRTSEVGYPEVKKLFLNKIHQYIKDRSLDPKYACAFILGFDPRRSVQVEKSEENRNLNDIIQMCQQGKARQVSAQSDGNSSVVLPDYILPFLIHALAHHPAFPDIDECKDVKAYEPTFRKLYLFFSTLALGDEEGKPGKGLKKEEVVSVLSILQSIRSSEDAVDSNVSKKLYAICDLCFLVTKRLAQKQDDLQEPLVHVSIPRLLYKPCDKKDNKTVEKEEDKKEDETKDDKKDEKEEENKEEQRKDEKEENEKADNKNVFIGQTWLGDANAIAHFESLDIEANDTVSSKDIVEDMLKDGDETDGVEVPLGKILERLKANKVAKERKVELKNRLKEPAAENNINDNNNNVDILEMVNEINLDNLGVPNKFVAINGHEKTKTVDKPKRKRIPTEKMKLSVTKRQRSNGLSAFDNIKLSDENDLSLRPSDLEFKSHIRTEEHVTTDDSNLEKPKKYIDTDGNKKSGSSNKKSGSIRKRKRTVSGLTKGTSKEGESRTTDLIGRRIKVWWPMDKEYYEGLVKSYDHQKKKHVVLYNDGDVEVISLDKERWKLIGDPRKPTKRNKSSKSPRAKKGLSKIEVSDDSMKLKEFTKISTLKSKRAPTKSTKQRRRTLEYFEVEKKHDPDMTEPEPEPVSDAEYEHGHEYATFSKVDTLDTDEETSDREEGKDAENRLSDPESSMEIEPDSRHQEAQNGSGSDQEVDEDKQSRSSTSEKSG